The following coding sequences are from one Lolium rigidum isolate FL_2022 chromosome 6, APGP_CSIRO_Lrig_0.1, whole genome shotgun sequence window:
- the LOC124662007 gene encoding ATP-dependent zinc metalloprotease FTSH 3, mitochondrial-like gives MCDQSKKNCPKEKKEVPKGDGSNKSEPKQESNSGSQSNAQDKFVKLFQEVIGPLLLIGMMLSTLSFGSSEHEISFQEFKNKLLEPGLVDRIVVINKSVAKVYVRSSSLTMQSQDSDTSITTSHLPGKESRSRYKYYFNIGSVDSLEEKLEEAQKALGIDRHDYIPVSYADEASWFQGCLKFAPAVIILGLLYVVGRKTKISISAGPGNEGRSIFNIGKVELTKMDKNSKNKVFFKDVAGCDEAKQEIMEFVHFLKNPKKYEELGAKIPKGALLCGPPGTGKTLLAKATAGESGVPFLSISGSDFLEMFVGVGPSRVRNLFQQARECAPSIVFIDEIDAIGRARGQGGFAGGHSESESTLNQLLVEMDGFGTTEGVVVLAGTNRPDILDKALLRPGRFDRQISLDKPDINGREQIFRIYLAKLKLDNEPSFYSQRLAALTPGFAGADIANVCNEAALITARGDEKLTTMLHFESAIDRVIGGLEKKNKVISKLERRTVAYHESGHAVAGWFLEHAEPLLKVTIVPRGTAALGFAQYVPSENLLMTKEQLFDMTCMTLGGRAAEEVLIGKISTGAQNDLEKVTRMTYAQVAVYGFSEKVGLLSFPQRDDGFQKPFSGETASIIDTEVREWVAKAYKNTVELIKKHKDKVAQIAELLLEKEVLHQEDLVRVLGERPFKTVEPTNYDRFKQGFIDSDNIKSAEVDPSSPAGEAVPT, from the exons ATGTGCGACCAGTCGAAAAAGA ATTGCCCCAAGGAGAAGAAGGAGGTGCCGAAAGGGGATGGCAGCAACAAGTCTGAACCCAAGC AAGAATCCAATTCAGGTTCTCAGTCGAATGCCCAGGACAAATTTGTGAAGCTATTCCAGGAAGTCATTGGCCCTCTACTCCTTATTGGCATGATGCTATCAACCTTATCTTTCGGTTCATCGGAGCATGAG ATAAGCTTCCAAGAATTTAAGAACAAGTTGTTGGAACCTGGGTTAGTTGACCGCATTGTTGTAATAAACAAGTCAGTTGCAAAAGTTTATGTCAGGAGTTCATCCTTAACCATGCAAAGCCAGGATAGCGATACAAGTATTACTACCAGTCATCTTCCAGGCAAAGAGTCTCGTAGCAGATACAAGTATTACTTTAACATTGGAAGTGTTGATTCTTTAGAAGAGAAGTTAGAAGAGGCCCAGAAAGCATTAGGGATAGATCGACATGATTATATTCCAGTAAGTTATGCTGATGAAGCAAGTTGGTTCCAGGGATGCCTGAAGTTTGCCCCGGCAGTTATCATTCTTGGATTGTTGTATGTGGTGGGAAGGAAGACTAAGATTAGTATTAGTGCTGGTCCTGGGAATGAAGGCCGTAGTATTTTCAATATTGGAAAAGTTGAACTGACAAAGATGGATAAAAATTCCAAAAACAAG GTTTTCTTTAAGGATGTAGCTGGCTGTGATGAAGCCAAACAAGAAATTATGGAATTTGTTCATTTCCTGAAAAATCCGAAGAAGTATGAAGAATTGGGAGCTAAAATACCGAAGGGTGCTCTTCTTTGTGGGCCCCCTGGCACAGGAAAGACACTCCTTGCTAAAGCTACTGCTGGGGAGTCTGGCGTACCCTTCTTGTCAATTTCTGGTTCAGACTTCCTGGAAATGTTTGTTGGTGTTGGACCATCCAGGGTGAGAAACTTATTTCAACAAGCTAGGGAATGTGCACCTAGTATTGTATTTATTGATGAAATTGATGCAATTGGTCGTGCGAGAGGCCAGGGGGGGTTTGCCGGTGGACATAGTGAGAGTGAAAGTACATTGAACCAATTGCTTGTAGAGATGGATGGGTTTGGAACAACAGAGGGAGTAGTCGTACTTGCTGGCACGAACAGACCTGACATCCTGGATAAGGCTTTGCTAAGACCTGGAAGATTTGATCGTCAGATAAGTCTTGATAAGCCGGACATAAATGGTCGTGAACAAATATTTCGCATCTACCTTGCAAAGCTTAAACTGGATAATGAGCCATCATTTTATTCCCAAAGATTAGCTGCTTTGACACCTGGATTTGCTGGAGCAGATATTGCCAATGTTTGTAACGAGGCTGCTTTGATTACCGCACGAGGTGATGAGAAGCTGACTACAATGCTGCATTTTGAATCTGCAATTGATAGGGTAATTGGGGGCTTGGAGAAGAAAAATAAG GTCATAAGCAAACTGGAGCGTCGAACTGTTGCTTACCATGAATCTGGCCATGCTGTTGCTGGATGGTTTTTGGAGCATGCAGAGCCACTGCTTAAAGTTACAATTGTACCGCGTGGAACGGCTGCTTTAGGCTTTGCTCAGTACGTGCCAAGTGAAAATCTATTGATGACAAAAGAACAGCTGTTTGACATGACATGCATGACCCTAGGTGGCAGAGCCGCCGAGGAG GTTTTGATTGGGAAGATCTCGACTGGTGCTCAGAATGATCTGGAGAAAGTTACTAGAATGACTTACGCGCAGGTTGCAGTATATGGCTTCAGTGAAAAGGTTGGGCTTCTTTCTTTCCCTCAAAGGGATGATGGGTTTCAAAAGCCATTTAGCGGCGAGACAGCATCTATCATTGACACTGAGGTGAGGGAATGGGTTGCCAAGGCCTACAAGAACACAGTTGAGCTGATAAAGAAGCACAAAGACAAAGTTGCCCAAATTGCAGAGCTGTTGCTTGAGAAGGAGGTCCTCCACCAGGAGGATCTAGTCCGGGTTCTGGGGGAACGCCCATTTAAGACAGTTGAGCCAACAAATTATGATCGCTTCAAACAAGGTTTCATTGATTCAGATAACATCAAGAGTGCTGAAGTCGACCCATCATCACCCGCTGGCGAGGCTGTTCCAACATAA